A single window of Neisseria sp. KEM232 DNA harbors:
- the plsX gene encoding phosphate acyltransferase PlsX, translating to MITLAVDAMGGDAGLAVTVPGALSFLRQQSGVSLLMVGDETQIRQALQGAGALADRIRIIPATQVVEMDEQPQLALKNKKDSSMRVAINQVKDGQAQAAVSAGNTGALMATARFVLKTIQGIERPAIAKFIPSKDGHMTLVLDLGANVDCTPEQLVQFAVIGSELVHALYPEKGSPRVGLLNVGTEDIKGTDTVKQTFKLLQSSKLNFIGNVEGGSIFDGEVDVVVADGFVGNIVLKTIEGAVRFMGAAIKQEFQTNLLTKLGALAAMPALKGFKNKLDPRKFNGAIFLGLRGVVVKSHGGTDAVGFSYALEEAFHEAKADSLARIQEGVADQLAFLAEKKLEAEQAAINID from the coding sequence ATGATTACCTTGGCTGTTGATGCCATGGGCGGCGATGCCGGGCTGGCGGTAACCGTTCCCGGCGCTTTGTCTTTTTTACGCCAGCAGAGCGGTGTTTCCCTACTGATGGTTGGCGACGAAACACAAATCCGTCAGGCTTTACAGGGCGCGGGCGCTCTTGCCGACCGAATCCGCATCATTCCCGCCACGCAGGTGGTGGAAATGGACGAGCAGCCCCAGCTGGCTTTGAAAAACAAAAAAGATTCCTCGATGCGCGTCGCCATCAACCAAGTCAAAGACGGCCAGGCGCAGGCTGCCGTCTCAGCGGGCAATACCGGCGCACTGATGGCCACCGCCCGCTTCGTGCTGAAAACCATACAGGGTATTGAGCGTCCGGCGATTGCCAAATTCATCCCGTCCAAAGACGGCCACATGACGCTGGTGCTCGATTTGGGTGCCAACGTCGACTGCACGCCCGAGCAGCTTGTGCAGTTTGCCGTGATCGGCAGCGAACTCGTCCACGCCCTCTATCCCGAAAAAGGCAGCCCGCGCGTCGGCCTGCTCAACGTCGGCACGGAAGACATCAAAGGTACGGACACCGTCAAGCAGACCTTCAAACTCCTACAAAGCAGCAAGCTCAACTTTATCGGCAACGTCGAAGGCGGCAGCATTTTCGACGGCGAAGTCGATGTCGTGGTGGCCGACGGCTTCGTCGGCAACATCGTGTTGAAAACCATTGAAGGCGCGGTGCGTTTTATGGGCGCGGCCATCAAGCAGGAATTCCAAACCAACCTGCTGACCAAACTCGGCGCACTGGCCGCCATGCCCGCATTGAAAGGCTTCAAAAACAAACTCGACCCGCGCAAATTCAACGGCGCAATCTTCCTCGGCCTGCGCGGCGTCGTCGTCAAAAGCCACGGCGGCACCGATGCCGTCGGTTTCAGCTACGCGCTGGAAGAAGCTTTCCACGAAGCCAAAGCCGACAGTCTGGCGCGCATTCAGGAAGGCGTGGCCGACCAGCTTGCCTTTCTCGCCGAGAAAAAACTCGAGGCCGAACAGGCGGCCATCAATATCGACTGA
- a CDS encoding nucleoside triphosphate pyrophosphatase — MNRTPPIVLGSSSVFRQEQLKKLGLSFQTASPDFDETPLPGEAAADTALRLAVGKARSLAGRFPGTLIIGADQVALCGGRQLGKPMNVANAQQMLSELNGKQIEFYSAVCLLNTFSDGLRHHVDKTVVTMRELSEGQIARYLQREPDAVYCAGAAKSEGLGAALLQKVESSDPNALIGLPLFRLIDFLQVEGVDIL; from the coding sequence ATGAATCGCACGCCGCCCATCGTTCTCGGTTCGAGTTCCGTTTTCCGCCAAGAACAGTTGAAAAAGCTGGGGCTGTCTTTTCAGACGGCCTCTCCCGATTTCGACGAAACACCTCTCCCCGGCGAGGCGGCAGCCGATACTGCCCTGCGCCTGGCCGTCGGCAAAGCACGCTCGCTGGCCGGGCGTTTTCCTGGCACGCTGATTATCGGTGCCGACCAAGTCGCCCTCTGCGGGGGCAGGCAGCTCGGCAAACCGATGAACGTCGCAAACGCGCAACAGATGCTGTCGGAGCTGAACGGAAAACAGATTGAGTTTTACAGCGCGGTCTGCCTGCTCAATACGTTTTCAGACGGCCTCAGGCATCATGTGGACAAAACCGTCGTCACCATGCGCGAGCTGTCTGAGGGACAAATTGCCCGCTATCTGCAACGCGAACCTGATGCCGTTTATTGCGCGGGCGCGGCCAAAAGCGAAGGTTTGGGCGCCGCCCTGCTGCAAAAAGTGGAAAGCAGCGACCCGAACGCACTGATCGGCCTGCCCCTCTTTCGCCTGATCGATTTTCTCCAAGTGGAAGGCGTCGATATTCTCTGA
- a CDS encoding phosphoribosyltransferase produces MVKKIWYTYDEIHQVLKQLAEKIRAGGVRYDAMIAIGGGGFIPARILRCFLNIPIYAVTTAYYANDFGYETNDEIKKIQWLDPMPETLKGKNILVVDEVDDSRVTLEFVLNELQEEDFGEIGVAVLHAKIKEKTGKLPEGIHYFSGITVEDWWINYPWDADDIVAHNTLAAESKKAD; encoded by the coding sequence ATGGTCAAAAAAATTTGGTATACCTACGACGAAATCCATCAGGTGTTGAAACAGTTGGCGGAAAAAATCCGCGCAGGCGGGGTGCGGTACGATGCGATGATCGCCATCGGCGGCGGCGGCTTCATCCCGGCGCGTATCCTGCGCTGCTTCCTCAATATTCCGATTTACGCGGTAACTACGGCCTATTACGCCAACGATTTCGGCTATGAAACCAACGACGAAATCAAAAAAATCCAATGGCTCGATCCGATGCCGGAAACGCTGAAAGGCAAAAACATCCTGGTTGTCGACGAAGTGGACGATTCGCGCGTCACATTGGAATTCGTGCTGAACGAATTGCAAGAAGAAGATTTCGGCGAAATCGGCGTGGCCGTGCTGCACGCGAAAATTAAAGAAAAAACAGGCAAGCTGCCCGAGGGTATCCACTATTTCAGCGGCATCACCGTTGAGGACTGGTGGATCAACTACCCGTGGGACGCCGACGACATCGTCGCGCACAACACCCTTGCCGCAGAAAGCAAAAAGGCGGATTGA
- a CDS encoding SAM-dependent methyltransferase, whose translation MPTLYLIPTPLGTPDTPCLLPHEQAAITGLTDFVVEAEKTARTHLKHLGITTPIRDLNLQTLNGHTDRQSLPNLLQPLREGRSMGLLSEAGCPAVADPGADLVALAHKQGFVVQPLVGPSSIMLALMASGANGQNFAFKGYLPSEKTERIAALKTLERHSRAHNETALFIETPYRNDAMLADAVSSLHPDTRLCIACDLTLPTQLIVSRPVSEWRLADALPNLKKRPTIFVLQA comes from the coding sequence ATGCCTACGCTCTATCTGATCCCCACCCCACTGGGTACGCCCGACACGCCCTGCCTGCTGCCGCACGAACAAGCCGCCATTACCGGTCTGACCGATTTTGTCGTGGAAGCGGAAAAAACCGCACGCACGCATTTGAAACACCTCGGCATCACCACACCCATACGCGATCTGAACCTGCAAACCCTAAACGGACATACCGACCGCCAATCGCTGCCAAACCTTCTGCAACCTTTGCGGGAAGGCCGCAGCATGGGTCTGCTCAGCGAAGCAGGCTGCCCCGCTGTTGCCGACCCGGGCGCCGATTTGGTTGCGCTGGCACACAAACAGGGGTTTGTCGTACAGCCGCTAGTCGGCCCGTCCAGCATCATGCTGGCGCTGATGGCATCGGGGGCAAACGGTCAGAATTTTGCATTCAAAGGTTATCTGCCGTCTGAAAAAACCGAGCGCATTGCGGCGCTGAAAACTTTGGAACGGCATTCGCGTGCGCACAATGAAACAGCGCTGTTCATCGAAACACCCTACCGGAACGACGCCATGCTGGCCGATGCCGTTTCCTCACTGCATCCCGACACCCGGCTGTGCATCGCCTGCGATTTGACGCTGCCCACCCAGCTGATTGTCAGCCGGCCGGTTTCGGAATGGCGGTTGGCCGACGCTTTGCCGAATCTGAAAAAGCGCCCGACAATTTTCGTTTTGCAGGCATAA
- a CDS encoding acetate kinase, translated as MSKQLILVLNCGSSSLKGAVIDNQSGDVLLSCLGEKLTTPDAYITFKKDGQKHKVELSDRHDHTGAVGALLDELKKYGLDADVKAIGHRVVHGGEKYSASVLIDAAVIAQLEACIPLAPLHNPANLTGIRAAQAIFAGLPNVAVFDTAFHQTMPERAYTYAVPRALYKNYAFRRYGFHGTSFRFVAPEAARIIGKDIKNSRLIIAHLGNGASITAVKNGESQDTSMGFTPLEGLVMGTRSGDVDASVFPFMAANAGMSVEEVADLLNKKSGLLGLSELSNDCRVVEEAAAEGHEGAKLAMDVMTYRLAKYIASMAVAAGGIDALVFTGGIGENSDTVRAKTVAHLGFLGLHIDDAANTDVRFGKEGIISPKGQAPAVVVVPTNEELMIAHDTAALSGL; from the coding sequence ATGTCCAAACAACTCATCCTCGTACTCAACTGCGGCTCCTCCTCCCTCAAAGGCGCCGTTATCGACAACCAAAGCGGCGACGTCCTCTTAAGCTGCCTCGGCGAAAAACTCACCACCCCTGACGCCTACATCACCTTTAAAAAAGACGGCCAGAAACACAAAGTCGAGCTGTCCGACCGCCACGACCACACCGGCGCGGTCGGCGCCCTGCTCGACGAGTTGAAAAAATACGGCCTCGATGCCGACGTGAAAGCCATCGGCCACCGCGTCGTCCACGGCGGCGAAAAATACAGCGCCTCCGTCCTGATCGACGCCGCCGTCATTGCCCAGCTTGAAGCCTGCATCCCGCTCGCCCCCCTGCACAACCCCGCCAACCTCACCGGCATCCGCGCCGCCCAAGCCATCTTCGCCGGCCTGCCCAACGTCGCCGTGTTCGACACCGCCTTCCACCAAACCATGCCCGAGCGCGCCTACACCTACGCCGTGCCCCGCGCCCTCTACAAAAACTACGCCTTCCGCCGCTACGGCTTCCACGGCACCAGCTTCCGCTTCGTCGCCCCCGAAGCCGCCCGCATCATCGGCAAAGACATCAAAAACAGCCGCCTCATCATCGCCCACCTCGGCAACGGCGCGTCCATCACTGCCGTCAAAAACGGCGAATCGCAAGACACCAGCATGGGTTTCACCCCCCTCGAAGGCCTGGTTATGGGCACACGCAGCGGCGATGTCGACGCCAGCGTCTTCCCCTTTATGGCTGCCAACGCCGGCATGAGCGTCGAAGAAGTGGCCGACCTTTTGAACAAAAAATCCGGCCTGCTCGGCCTGTCCGAACTCTCCAACGACTGCCGCGTCGTTGAAGAAGCCGCAGCCGAAGGCCACGAAGGCGCCAAGCTGGCGATGGACGTCATGACCTACCGCCTGGCCAAATACATCGCCTCCATGGCCGTCGCCGCAGGCGGCATCGACGCGCTGGTGTTCACCGGCGGCATCGGCGAAAACTCCGACACCGTCCGCGCCAAAACCGTCGCCCACCTCGGCTTCCTCGGCCTGCACATCGACGATGCCGCCAACACCGACGTGCGCTTCGGCAAAGAAGGCATCATCAGCCCCAAAGGCCAAGCGCCCGCTGTTGTCGTCGTTCCGACCAACGAAGAACTCATGATCGCCCACGACACCGCCGCCCTCTCCGGCCTGTAA
- a CDS encoding response regulator, with the protein MDNLIPKVKTVRVMLQEMGEQQNAVFKMAFKMHNTTNYEIVDQSSAHKPDMVLVDVDGSKGMLAWHEAKKNYQDVPVVVFSAHEPVVTAPYLPKPVKFDTLFPILRSLAQGGNVVEAKQAKPDATVQSTSVNAGVQNRKTTIRRFNPQRGLLGALRASSERQQDTAVLVGGKPVLIVFPSIQRVLLTVGAEELEKMCQDDHLAVVCKSVPDNPQWKEKAKVTIMSCLWQMAIWTAQGRLVFPMTPQTVFTLKRWPNLTRLAPVPESMRLSAFLTKTSVNLNILYKVMPLDMADILNYLAATYVTGYLATDNEFSAQGNKELASGTMNVNTHVPDNKMSKDALSAVTPSQNQPRGLLQRLMRKLSGGK; encoded by the coding sequence ATGGATAATTTAATACCGAAAGTGAAGACAGTACGGGTAATGCTGCAGGAAATGGGTGAGCAACAGAATGCCGTGTTCAAAATGGCATTTAAAATGCACAACACCACAAATTATGAAATCGTTGATCAGAGTTCGGCTCATAAACCCGATATGGTTTTGGTAGATGTCGATGGCAGCAAGGGGATGCTGGCATGGCATGAGGCCAAAAAAAATTATCAAGATGTTCCGGTGGTTGTCTTTTCTGCTCATGAACCTGTCGTTACTGCTCCGTATCTACCCAAGCCGGTAAAGTTTGATACGCTGTTTCCTATTTTAAGGAGTTTGGCGCAGGGAGGGAATGTCGTCGAAGCCAAACAGGCGAAACCTGATGCGACAGTGCAATCGACTTCTGTCAATGCCGGTGTACAAAACAGAAAAACAACTATCCGCCGTTTTAATCCGCAAAGAGGATTGCTTGGTGCGTTAAGGGCATCCAGTGAGCGCCAGCAGGACACTGCTGTTTTAGTGGGTGGGAAGCCGGTTTTGATTGTATTCCCGAGTATCCAGCGAGTTTTGCTTACTGTTGGTGCCGAAGAATTGGAAAAAATGTGTCAGGATGATCATTTGGCTGTGGTATGCAAATCTGTTCCTGATAATCCTCAGTGGAAAGAGAAAGCCAAAGTGACCATTATGTCCTGCCTGTGGCAGATGGCTATTTGGACTGCTCAGGGCAGATTGGTATTTCCGATGACTCCGCAAACGGTGTTTACCTTAAAAAGGTGGCCGAATCTGACACGGTTGGCTCCTGTTCCCGAGTCTATGCGCTTATCGGCATTTCTGACTAAGACATCAGTAAACTTGAATATTCTTTATAAAGTTATGCCTTTGGATATGGCCGACATCCTCAATTATCTTGCTGCTACCTATGTTACCGGCTATTTGGCAACAGATAATGAATTCTCGGCTCAGGGTAATAAAGAATTGGCATCGGGTACGATGAATGTGAACACCCATGTGCCCGACAATAAGATGTCTAAAGATGCGTTAAGTGCGGTTACTCCTTCGCAAAATCAGCCTCGTGGTTTATTGCAGCGTTTGATGCGCAAATTATCTGGCGGTAAATAA
- the carA gene encoding glutamine-hydrolyzing carbamoyl-phosphate synthase small subunit: MTIPALLVLADGSVFHGRSIGYQGNASGEVVFNTSMTGYQEILTDPSYCKQIVTLTYPHIGNTGINPEDVEGKAVHASGLIIRDLPLLGSNFRETESLQEFLVRNKTVAIADIDTRKLTRILRDKGAQAGAILTGEQADESHAKELIAAFGSMVGKDLAKEVSCSEPYEWTEGEWVLGKGFVTPQEQPYHVVAYDYGVKTNILRMLAARGCRLTVVPAQTPAKEVLAMNPDGVFLSNGPGDPEMCDYAVSAVKELLDSGKPVFGICLGHQLLGLALGGKTKKMPFGHHGGNHPVQDLDSGKVMITSQNHGFEVDADTLPAGVKITHRSLFDGSLQGIELVGRPVFSFQGHPESSPGPHDVAPLFDKFIDNIRAAVGR, encoded by the coding sequence ATGACTATTCCCGCTCTTCTCGTTCTTGCCGACGGCAGCGTATTTCACGGCCGATCTATCGGCTACCAGGGTAATGCGTCCGGTGAAGTTGTGTTCAATACATCCATGACCGGATATCAGGAAATCCTGACGGATCCTTCATATTGCAAGCAAATTGTTACACTCACCTATCCCCATATCGGTAATACAGGTATCAATCCCGAAGATGTCGAAGGTAAGGCTGTGCATGCATCCGGCTTGATTATTCGTGATTTACCTTTATTGGGTAGTAATTTTCGCGAAACGGAGAGTTTGCAGGAATTTTTGGTGCGCAATAAAACGGTAGCCATTGCAGATATCGACACGCGTAAGCTAACTCGAATTCTTCGTGACAAAGGTGCGCAGGCCGGAGCCATTTTGACAGGCGAACAGGCTGACGAGAGCCATGCCAAGGAGCTGATTGCTGCGTTCGGCAGTATGGTAGGGAAAGACTTGGCCAAAGAAGTAAGTTGCAGCGAACCGTATGAATGGACGGAAGGCGAGTGGGTGCTCGGTAAGGGCTTTGTGACGCCGCAGGAGCAGCCTTATCATGTTGTCGCCTACGACTACGGTGTCAAAACCAATATTCTGAGAATGCTTGCCGCGCGCGGATGCAGGCTGACGGTTGTGCCTGCGCAAACACCGGCAAAAGAAGTCTTGGCCATGAATCCGGATGGCGTGTTTTTATCAAACGGTCCCGGCGATCCCGAAATGTGCGACTACGCAGTTTCAGCAGTGAAAGAGCTTTTGGACAGCGGCAAGCCTGTTTTCGGTATTTGCCTCGGACATCAGTTGTTGGGTTTGGCTTTGGGCGGGAAAACGAAAAAAATGCCTTTCGGCCATCACGGCGGCAACCATCCCGTTCAGGATTTGGACAGCGGCAAAGTGATGATTACCAGCCAAAACCACGGATTCGAGGTGGATGCGGATACTTTGCCTGCGGGCGTCAAAATTACCCACCGTTCGCTGTTTGACGGCTCGTTGCAGGGAATCGAGTTGGTCGGGCGGCCGGTATTCAGTTTCCAGGGGCATCCGGAATCAAGTCCCGGGCCGCACGACGTTGCGCCGTTGTTCGATAAATTTATCGACAACATAAGGGCGGCTGTCGGCCGTTAA
- a CDS encoding YhcB family protein, producing the protein MNAIHIILAALVGFALGFIAARFALRGGKGEQEKLQTELDAVQQAFDAYRSRVDRHFADTADAVDELNRSYQNVIRHLSGGAQNLMGEAALREQLERRGGKTVTLGYLAEEGGQNTATAEPQPPRQEERPSENPEAAAKTEPQTQPAQTPTAETAQAEAQERPSENNGDIPPAESESGTENSGKTPA; encoded by the coding sequence ATGAACGCCATCCACATCATCCTCGCCGCCCTCGTCGGTTTCGCCCTCGGCTTTATCGCCGCCCGCTTCGCCCTGCGCGGCGGCAAAGGCGAACAGGAAAAACTCCAAACCGAACTTGACGCCGTGCAGCAGGCATTCGACGCCTACCGCAGCCGCGTCGACCGCCATTTCGCCGACACCGCCGATGCCGTCGACGAACTCAACCGCAGCTACCAAAACGTTATCCGCCACCTAAGCGGCGGCGCGCAAAACCTGATGGGCGAAGCCGCCCTGCGCGAGCAACTGGAAAGACGCGGCGGCAAAACCGTCACCCTCGGCTATCTCGCCGAAGAGGGCGGACAAAATACCGCAACGGCCGAGCCGCAGCCGCCCCGCCAAGAAGAGAGGCCGTCTGAAAACCCCGAAGCCGCAGCCAAAACCGAGCCGCAAACACAGCCCGCACAAACCCCCACAGCCGAAACCGCGCAGGCCGAAGCACAAGAGAGGCCGTCTGAAAACAATGGGGACATACCGCCCGCAGAGTCGGAAAGCGGCACGGAAAACAGCGGCAAAACCCCCGCCTGA
- a CDS encoding roadblock/LC7 domain-containing protein has translation MREQLLISVLSDLNATSADITASAVISSDGLPIATLIPHGLDPDRVGAMSATLLALGSHAANELNCGDLDQVMVKGKNGYILLNQAGPDAVLALIANESGKLGLILLDAKRAAKHIADII, from the coding sequence ATGCGTGAACAACTTTTGATTTCGGTATTGAGCGATTTGAATGCGACTTCTGCGGATATTACTGCTTCTGCCGTAATTTCCAGCGACGGCTTGCCGATTGCCACTTTGATTCCACATGGTCTTGATCCGGATCGTGTCGGTGCAATGTCGGCAACTCTGCTGGCTTTGGGAAGTCACGCTGCCAATGAACTCAATTGCGGTGATTTGGATCAGGTAATGGTTAAAGGCAAAAACGGTTATATTCTCTTAAACCAAGCAGGTCCCGATGCTGTATTGGCTTTAATTGCCAACGAAAGCGGTAAACTCGGACTGATTTTGCTGGATGCGAAGCGTGCGGCGAAACATATTGCCGATATTATCTGA
- a CDS encoding DUF177 domain-containing protein: protein MLEPDLIDPLAFAAEKRELRGSLSPAEMDERVRSHEYLAGNAAPLQVMLRGGKDKWQRPFLDLHVGGSMPLVCQCCMKPVEFELDENARIVLFADEGRLDEAMLSDDELEGMVAEREISVRTLVEDQILMAMPYAPRHEDCGMPAGAADSGKPNPFAVLAGLKSSK from the coding sequence ATGTTAGAGCCTGATTTGATTGACCCCCTGGCGTTTGCCGCCGAGAAGCGCGAGCTTCGCGGCAGCCTGTCTCCCGCCGAGATGGACGAGCGCGTAAGGTCGCACGAATATTTAGCCGGAAACGCGGCGCCGTTGCAGGTTATGCTGCGCGGCGGCAAGGACAAATGGCAGCGTCCCTTTTTGGATTTGCATGTGGGCGGCAGTATGCCGCTGGTGTGCCAATGCTGCATGAAACCTGTCGAGTTCGAGCTGGACGAAAACGCGCGCATCGTATTGTTTGCCGACGAAGGCAGATTGGACGAAGCCATGTTGTCCGACGACGAGTTGGAAGGCATGGTGGCGGAGCGGGAAATTTCGGTGCGCACTTTGGTGGAAGACCAGATTCTGATGGCGATGCCTTATGCCCCGCGCCACGAAGATTGCGGTATGCCGGCCGGGGCGGCAGATTCGGGCAAGCCCAATCCCTTTGCGGTTTTGGCCGGGCTGAAAAGCAGCAAATAA
- a CDS encoding ATP/GTP-binding protein — MKENKIIFTGPVGVGKTTAIAALSDDPPVKTDARASDMTLVRKGHTTVAMDYGVIRLDEDVKVHLYGTPGQERFNFMWEILSKGSMGLILLLDNTRANPLKDLTFFLDAFKDLLKTAPLVVGITKMDVRSLPGIDVYQKYLAQHNFNVPVFEVDAREEEDVKQLVSAMLFSIDPGLEA; from the coding sequence ATGAAAGAGAATAAAATTATTTTTACCGGCCCTGTCGGAGTGGGAAAAACAACTGCTATTGCAGCTTTGTCGGATGATCCTCCGGTTAAAACCGATGCCCGTGCTTCAGATATGACACTTGTGCGTAAAGGGCATACTACTGTGGCAATGGACTATGGTGTCATCCGCTTGGATGAAGATGTAAAAGTGCATCTGTATGGCACACCGGGTCAAGAGCGCTTCAATTTTATGTGGGAAATTCTCAGCAAAGGCAGTATGGGGTTGATTTTGTTGCTGGATAATACTCGTGCCAATCCGTTAAAAGACTTAACTTTTTTTCTGGATGCGTTTAAGGACTTGCTGAAAACTGCCCCTTTAGTAGTGGGGATTACCAAAATGGACGTCCGCTCTTTGCCGGGAATTGATGTTTATCAAAAATATTTGGCGCAACATAATTTTAATGTTCCTGTGTTTGAGGTAGATGCGCGCGAAGAAGAAGATGTCAAGCAGTTGGTCAGTGCAATGTTGTTTTCAATTGATCCGGGTTTAGAGGCATAA
- a CDS encoding beta-ketoacyl-ACP synthase III has protein sequence MQYAKILGTGSYLPAKRLSNDDLAQIVDTSDEWITTRTGIKFRHIAAENEKTSDLAVVAAQRALADAGMNADEIDLIIVATATPDMQFPATATIVQHKLGIAGCTAFDVQAVCAGFMYALVTANAYIKSNMARKVLVIGAETFSRILDWSDRTTCVLFGDGAGAVVLGASDEPGIIHGKLQADGSYLDLLKVPAQIAGGQICGNPYIEMDGPGVFKFAVKTLAKAAEDVLAEAGCTAEQIDWIVPHQANKRIIGSTAKHLGIGMDKVILTVQDHGNTSAASIPLALDEGIRSGRIVRGQNLLLEGIGGGFAWGAVLLRY, from the coding sequence ATGCAGTATGCGAAAATTTTAGGCACGGGCAGCTATCTGCCCGCCAAACGCCTCAGCAACGACGACCTTGCCCAAATCGTCGACACCTCCGACGAATGGATCACCACCCGCACCGGCATCAAATTCCGCCACATCGCCGCCGAAAACGAAAAAACCAGCGACCTCGCCGTAGTAGCGGCGCAGCGTGCCTTGGCCGACGCAGGTATGAATGCGGACGAAATCGACCTCATCATCGTCGCCACCGCCACCCCCGATATGCAGTTTCCCGCCACCGCCACCATCGTTCAACACAAACTCGGCATCGCAGGCTGCACCGCTTTCGACGTGCAGGCCGTCTGCGCGGGCTTTATGTATGCGCTGGTGACAGCCAATGCCTACATCAAAAGCAATATGGCACGGAAAGTGCTAGTGATTGGAGCAGAAACGTTCAGCCGCATCCTCGATTGGAGCGACCGCACCACCTGCGTGCTGTTCGGCGACGGCGCGGGCGCGGTAGTGCTCGGCGCATCTGACGAACCGGGCATCATCCACGGCAAATTACAGGCCGACGGCAGCTATCTCGACCTGCTCAAAGTGCCCGCGCAGATAGCGGGCGGACAAATCTGCGGCAATCCCTATATCGAAATGGACGGGCCGGGCGTGTTCAAATTTGCCGTCAAAACGCTGGCCAAAGCTGCCGAAGACGTGCTGGCCGAAGCGGGATGCACTGCAGAGCAAATCGATTGGATCGTGCCGCACCAGGCCAACAAACGCATCATCGGCAGCACCGCCAAACACCTGGGCATCGGCATGGACAAAGTGATCCTCACCGTTCAGGATCACGGCAACACCTCCGCCGCTTCCATCCCGCTGGCGCTGGACGAAGGCATCCGAAGCGGCCGCATCGTGCGCGGACAAAACCTGCTGCTCGAAGGCATAGGCGGCGGATTCGCCTGGGGCGCGGTGCTTTTACGCTACTGA
- the fabD gene encoding ACP S-malonyltransferase, with protein sequence MPFAFFFPGQGSQSLNMMDGFDGAPAVRQTFDEASAALGQDLWAMMNGSDAELIGQTVNTQPLMLAAGIATYRAYLAAGGKAPQAVAGHSLGEYSALVAAGALGFADAVRLVRLRAELMQNAVPQGVGAMAAILGLEDAQVEEICAAAAQGEVVEAVNYNSPGQIVIAGHAAAVERAMAAAKEAGAKRALPLPVSVPSHCSLMKPAADKLAAALESVSVAAPQIRVIHNADVAAHNDPAAIKDALVRQLYSPVRWTETVNLLVSDGLAESAECGPGKVLAGLAKRINKDTVCTALTGSAQVGAFIAAHS encoded by the coding sequence ATGCCTTTCGCATTTTTCTTCCCCGGACAAGGCTCGCAAAGCCTCAACATGATGGACGGCTTCGACGGCGCCCCCGCCGTGCGCCAAACCTTCGACGAAGCCTCCGCCGCCCTCGGCCAAGACCTGTGGGCGATGATGAACGGCAGCGATGCCGAACTCATCGGCCAAACCGTCAACACCCAACCCCTCATGCTCGCCGCAGGCATCGCCACCTATCGCGCCTATCTCGCCGCAGGCGGCAAAGCACCGCAGGCCGTGGCCGGACACAGCCTCGGCGAATACAGCGCACTGGTTGCCGCCGGTGCGCTCGGTTTTGCCGACGCCGTCCGACTCGTGCGCCTGCGTGCCGAGCTTATGCAAAACGCCGTGCCGCAGGGCGTCGGCGCGATGGCCGCCATCCTCGGCCTCGAAGATGCGCAGGTCGAAGAAATCTGCGCCGCCGCCGCACAGGGCGAAGTCGTCGAAGCCGTCAACTACAATTCGCCCGGCCAAATCGTGATTGCCGGACACGCCGCCGCCGTCGAACGCGCCATGGCCGCCGCCAAAGAAGCGGGCGCCAAACGCGCTCTGCCGCTGCCCGTGTCCGTCCCCTCCCATTGCAGCCTGATGAAGCCCGCTGCCGACAAATTGGCCGCAGCCCTGGAAAGCGTCTCCGTCGCCGCACCGCAAATCCGCGTTATCCACAACGCCGACGTTGCCGCCCACAACGACCCAGCCGCCATCAAAGACGCCCTCGTGCGCCAGCTTTACAGCCCCGTGCGTTGGACGGAAACCGTCAACCTGCTCGTTTCAGACGGCCTTGCCGAATCTGCCGAATGCGGGCCGGGCAAAGTGCTCGCAGGCCTGGCCAAACGCATCAACAAAGATACCGTCTGCACCGCCCTCACCGGCAGCGCCCAAGTCGGAGCCTTTATCGCCGCCCATTCTTAA
- the rpmF gene encoding 50S ribosomal protein L32: MAVQQNKKSPSKRGMHRSHDALTAPALSVDSATGEVHRPHHISPNGMYRGRKVMKAKGE, from the coding sequence ATGGCCGTTCAACAAAACAAAAAATCCCCCTCCAAACGCGGTATGCACCGTTCGCACGACGCGCTGACCGCGCCCGCCCTGTCTGTCGACAGCGCAACCGGCGAAGTACACCGCCCGCACCACATTTCGCCCAACGGCATGTACCGCGGCCGCAAAGTTATGAAAGCCAAAGGCGAATAA